One Lemur catta isolate mLemCat1 chromosome 15, mLemCat1.pri, whole genome shotgun sequence genomic window carries:
- the XAF1 gene encoding XIAP-associated factor 1 isoform X2: MEEHCKNSHQQVGCAMCQQSVQKPLLESHEARECQERPVECKFCELTVQLSKLEVHEFHCGRRTELCPDCGQSVTLRVLAQHKGLCRIEQAQLGKGEHTGRGERGMLQGPEPLPDGMRGAETVRRMDDKGERISAPARELSCHYCNQMIPEDEYFRHMEKCCPNSEFEKHFPVGKPQILPPSLPSQAAKNQTSTAKQDVRPKTKNINRFPPLSESSSKQAPRGKNKTVDLSSKSEFKTRTTSSIEDEAAYDILRRCLQCGILLPLPTLNQHQEKCWWLASSKGKQVRNSS; this comes from the exons ATGGAGGAGCATTGCAAGAACAGCCACCAGCAG GTTGGGTGTGCGATGTGTCAGCAGAGTGTGCAGAAGCCCTTGCTGGAATCTCATGAG GCCAGGGAATGCCAGGAGCGCCCCGTTGAGTGTAAGTTCTGTGAGCTGACCGTGCAGCTCAGCAAGCTGGAGGTCCACGAGTTCCACTGTGGCAGGCGGACAGAGCTGTGCCCAGACTGCGGCCAGTCCGTCACTCTCCGAGTGCTGGCCCAGCACAAAGGCCTGTGTCGGATTGAACAGGCCCAGCTCGGGAAAGGCGAACACACAGGCCGGGGAGAAAGAGGGATGCTCCAAGGACCAGAGCCTCTCCCGGATGGGATGCGAGGAGCGGAAACTGTCAGGAGGATGGATGACAAGG GGGAAAGAATTTCAGCTCCTGCGAGGGAACTCTCCTGTCATTATTGCAACCAAATGATTCCAGAAGATGAGTATTTCCGCCATATG gAAAAATGCTGTCCAAACTCagagtttgagaaacattttccAGTTGGAAAGCCCCAGATTCTTCCTCCGTCTCTTCCAAGTCAGGCCGCTAAAAATCAAACTTCCACGGCAAAGCAAGATGTCCGtccaaagacaaaaaatattaacagatttcCTCCTCTTTCTGAAAGTTCATCAAAGCAAGCACCAAGaggcaaaaacaaaactgtgGATCTGTCTTCAAAGTCTGAGTTCAAGACCAGGACCACCTCTTCTATAGAAGACGAGGCAGCCTATGACATTCTGAGGAGATGTCTTCAGTGTGGTATCCTACTTCCCCTGCCAACCCTAAATCAACATCAG
- the XAF1 gene encoding XIAP-associated factor 1 isoform X1, with the protein MEEAFQVCRNCKRKVASAHFTLHEIHCLRFLVLCPECEEAVPREKMEEHCKNSHQQVGCAMCQQSVQKPLLESHEARECQERPVECKFCELTVQLSKLEVHEFHCGRRTELCPDCGQSVTLRVLAQHKGLCRIEQAQLGKGEHTGRGERGMLQGPEPLPDGMRGAETVRRMDDKGERISAPARELSCHYCNQMIPEDEYFRHMEKCCPNSEFEKHFPVGKPQILPPSLPSQAAKNQTSTAKQDVRPKTKNINRFPPLSESSSKQAPRGKNKTVDLSSKSEFKTRTTSSIEDEAAYDILRRCLQCGILLPLPTLNQHQEKCWWLASSKGKQVRNSS; encoded by the exons CAAAAGAAAGGTGGCCTCTGCTCACTTCACCCTCCACGAGATCCACTGCCTGCGGTTCCTTGTCCTCTGCCCGGAGTGTGAGGAGGCCGTCCCACGGGAGAAGATGGAGGAGCATTGCAAGAACAGCCACCAGCAG GTTGGGTGTGCGATGTGTCAGCAGAGTGTGCAGAAGCCCTTGCTGGAATCTCATGAG GCCAGGGAATGCCAGGAGCGCCCCGTTGAGTGTAAGTTCTGTGAGCTGACCGTGCAGCTCAGCAAGCTGGAGGTCCACGAGTTCCACTGTGGCAGGCGGACAGAGCTGTGCCCAGACTGCGGCCAGTCCGTCACTCTCCGAGTGCTGGCCCAGCACAAAGGCCTGTGTCGGATTGAACAGGCCCAGCTCGGGAAAGGCGAACACACAGGCCGGGGAGAAAGAGGGATGCTCCAAGGACCAGAGCCTCTCCCGGATGGGATGCGAGGAGCGGAAACTGTCAGGAGGATGGATGACAAGG GGGAAAGAATTTCAGCTCCTGCGAGGGAACTCTCCTGTCATTATTGCAACCAAATGATTCCAGAAGATGAGTATTTCCGCCATATG gAAAAATGCTGTCCAAACTCagagtttgagaaacattttccAGTTGGAAAGCCCCAGATTCTTCCTCCGTCTCTTCCAAGTCAGGCCGCTAAAAATCAAACTTCCACGGCAAAGCAAGATGTCCGtccaaagacaaaaaatattaacagatttcCTCCTCTTTCTGAAAGTTCATCAAAGCAAGCACCAAGaggcaaaaacaaaactgtgGATCTGTCTTCAAAGTCTGAGTTCAAGACCAGGACCACCTCTTCTATAGAAGACGAGGCAGCCTATGACATTCTGAGGAGATGTCTTCAGTGTGGTATCCTACTTCCCCTGCCAACCCTAAATCAACATCAG